A region of the Planifilum fimeticola genome:
TCTCGGCCCCGAAGGCGCCGCTTCCCTCCAAGATGTACAAAAAGCCGTTGTAGTGGCCCGGCAGGTCCTGTGAGACGGTGCACCCCGGTTCCACGTTCATCTCCACCATCGTGACCGGGACGATGTTTCGGGTCGGCGCCTGAACGCCTTTGGATGAGCCGGAGAAGACGCGGATGGTTGCCCCGTCCTCTTCGCGCACGGGCATCTCCTCGGCCCGCAGGTTTTGGTAGCGCGGCTCGGTCATTTTATGGGTGCTCGGCAAATTGATCCACAGCTGCAAGCTGTGCACCGTCGATCCGGGAGCCGGGTCCTCCTTGTGAATGACACCCCGGCCGGCGGTCATCCACTGCACATCGCCGGGACCGAGCTTGCCGTGACCGGCGTTGCTGTCGTAGTGCTCCAGCTCGCCGCTGATCACGTAGGTGACCGTCTCGATTCCGCGGTGGGGATGTTCCTCGAAGGTTCCCCGTTCAAAGATGTCTTCCATCAGCAGCAAAAAAGGGTCATATTCTTCCCATTTTCCCGGTTCCAGGACCGGTCCGCTGCGGTGGATGGGACTGTTGACGGCCAGTTCAACCGAACGGATATGACGAATACGCCGTTGGAAAGCCATATTTCTCACCCCTGTGGATCTTTTTTAAAAGGCTCCCGCACCGCCACCTCCGCCGCCTCCACCTCCGCCGACGGAAAATCCCGAACCGGAGGATGTATTCCAGGTTATGGGGACGACCGAGAAGGTGAGGGAGGTTTCCCTGGGATCGGCGATCAGCGGCAGTTTTTTTGCCAATTCACTATATTTCCCCACATCCCCGTAATGCCGGACAAAGGAGTCCGACACGCCCAGCACGATGGCGTATTGCAAGAGCTTTTCCCTCTGCTCGGGATCGCTCCCCGCGGGATATGTGCCGTCTTTCAACGCCTTGCGCCAGGATTTGACGGCGGAGCGGCGGGTCATCCCTTTGAAAGTGAGGGGAAAAGCGGGGGCAACCGCCATGGAAAGGAACGACAGAAGCATCAAATCGAAATAGGCGTCCAACACATCGGATGCCTCCAGCAGCGTGACGAGGGCGAAGGGGGAGATCGCCAAAAAGAGGATAAAACGGCCTTTGCGCCGATATTTGAGAGCAGAACGGCACGCCAATGCCCCCAGAACCACGCCTGCCAGGACGATGAACTTGTTGTCCACTACATCCGCATAATACAGATAAATGCTGATGCCGAAATGAACCAGGAGAAGACACCAAGTGATATATTTCAGGAACCCGGACTCCCGGATATCGGGAGCAAAGGACCGATGCGTCAGCACATGCTCCTTCCAATCGTGAAAGGTGTCGCTGTTCAATCTTCGGGCAATCGACTTCAGGGTGCAGGTGCGATATCGCTTCCCCCATATTCTCTCCCGTTTCTTGAAAAGGGAATCGATCAAATGCCGTTCATGCTTGTTCAGGTCCTGTGTCTCTTCCTCCCAAAGAAACTTAAAGTCGTCCTTGGTTTTCTCTATGCGGATGATCCCCCTCTGATACAGGGAGAACAAGCCGGCGATCAAATCCTGCGGTTTTAACTTTCCCTTCCGGTACACGAGAGCGACCAAGAGAGGATCCAATTCCTCCAACCGTCCCGCTTCGCCGGATTTTCCGCGGGCCAATACCCACCGCAAAATCCTGAAGAAAACGTATGACAGAATTGCCGCAAGCAGCGTAAGTGACATAAGATCCAGGGCCGATTTTCCCGTTTCCAATAATCTTTCACGGGCGGCGAAGCGCGCCTGGAGCGCTTTCTCTTCGGACAAGATGTCGGCTTTCCTGTTCTTGTCCGCGGTCAAATCCGCCTTCGGCAAAAATTCGCCCGGGAAAAGGAGCCGGATTTCGGAGGTGACTCCGGCGGGAAACAGGGTCGTCTGATAGCGGATGGAATGGTCCGTGATTTCCGTAAACCGTCCATCCGCCCGTTCATGCAAGAAATACCGGATTTGATCTTTTGCAAAGGGCTTTGGCAAAATCACATCGATCGTCACCCGATGAAGATCGGATTCATTGCTGGAATCAAAGAAGGCCCAGTAAAATTCGGCGGTATCCTTGTATTTTCTCACGGCGTTGTTCAGGCGATACCGGTAGTAAACCCGCTTTTTCTCATTTTTGGAGGCGGTGTACACATAATACGTCTCCCCATCCAACTCGGTCTTCAATCGCTGCGAATCCTCGAGGGAGAATTCCCCCAGGGATTTACCCCGGGGCGGCAGATAGGCTTCAAAGAATTCCACCCCGTCGTGGCCCTTCTTTTTAATGGTGCGCGTCGTTCCGTTAAATTCTCCTTTAAAATCGTAGGTGTACAATTCCTCTACATAGAGATCGCCATCCTCCAGGATGTAAGCCCGGATGTCCAACCGTTCGATGGTGTAATCTCGTTCTTCGTCACAACCCGGGAGAAAGATCAGGATGAGAAGAAGGAAGCATAAGGCAGCCGTTTTTTTCATCCGTACACCTCCATGATCGTCGGGACGGCGATTCGAGTGGTCTTGGCCGCTTCGTTCCAATCGAACTCGGGCAAAAGTCGGGATTATGGAAGGATTGAATAAGTCTCTAATTATCATACACGATCTCCCAAAAATATGAAGCGTTTTGCTTCGGTGGAAGAAAAAAACCGCCCGGAGAAAGGCTTATTTTCATTCAAACGGAAAAAGCTTGCGGCAAGCAGCCCGGGGGACACTCGCCGCGGGGTGGGTGTCTCCCCTTGGCAATCCGGCGGAGAAGAGGGTATGATGAGGAGGTAAAAGGGGATAAGCCGGGTGCAGGCATGTTCGATCCCGGATCTTCGCGGGCTTTCCCATTTTGCAAGACCTTCGATCAGAGATCATGAGGTGACCCCATGGATTCCGAGATTATCTGTGAAGAAACCACCCCCTACACGGTCCTCCTCTACCGGAAGGATCGGGAACTTCGCCTGTGGGAGGTCGGGGGGTTTTTGATCGGTCTTTTCCCTTTGCTCTCCCTTTTCCCGTTTCGTTCCGCTCCTTTCGTCGCCGCGCTGCTCCTTCTCGCCGCGGCGGTGATGGCCGGGATGCCCGCGCTGTACCGGGCCGTCTACCGCCCCAGGTACATCCTGTACAAGGATCGGCTGGAGATCCGCAAAGGCCGAAGGCGGGAGATGGTGCCCTTGAACCGGGTGAAGCCGGCCTACGATCTGCCATACTTTTATATGATTGACGGAAAGCGGACCCCCCTGCTGGTTAGCGATGATTTTCTCGGACGATTGAACGAGCGGATGGAAATTTTGCGACGCGGGTGGGAATGAGCATGAATCAGGACGCTTATTTTCGGGATACGGTGGCGGAAGTGGATCTGGATGCGATCCGGCACAATGTCCGGCAGTTTCGCAAACACCTCCCGGAATCCGTCCGGCTGATGGCGGTGGTGAAGGCGGACGCCTACGGACACGGGGCGGTGCCGGTGGCCCGTGCGGCGCTGTCGGCGGGGGCCGACTGCCTCTCCGTGGCCTTTTTGGACGAGGCTCTGGAGCTGCGGGCGGCGGGAGTCTCCGCGCCGATCCTGGTGATGGGTTACACCCCGCCCCGGGCGGTGGGGGAGGCGATCAGGAACAACATCACCCTCACCGTTTATTCGGAGGAGGTGGTCGAAGCGCTCGGCCGCCAGGCGGCCCGGGAGGGGAAAAGCGTGGATGTTCACGTGAAGGTGGACACGGGGATGGGCCGTCTCGGGCTGTTGGAAGAGGAGATGTCGGCCTTTCTGCGCCATCTCGCCCGGTTTCCCCACCTCCGGATCGGCGGGTTGTTTACCCACTTCGCCTGTGCCGATGAATCGGACAAGGGGTATACCCGCTTTCAATATCGGCGCCTTCTCGGGTTCGTCGACCGCTTGCGGGAGGCGGGGGCGGATGCGCCCCTCATCCACTGTTCCAACAGCGCGGCGGCCATCGACCTGCCGGAATACGGGCATTCCCTGGTCCGCCTCGGCATCAGCATGTACGGATATTATCCGTCGGAAGAGGTGAACCGGAGGGCCGTCCGGCTGAAGCCGGCCCTCACGCTGAAAACGCGGATCGTCCGCCTGAAAAGGCCTCCGGCGGGAACGGGTATCAGCTACGGAAAGACGGCGACGGTGGACGGAAGCCGCTGGATCGCCACCGTTCCCATCGGCTACGCCGACGGCTTAAGCCGCCGCCTCTCCAACCGGGGATCGGCGCTGGTGAGGGGACGGCGGGTCCCCATCGTCGGGCGGGTTTGCATGGATCAGACGATGCTGGACGTGACGGAGGCGATGCCCGCCGCCGTGGGGGACGAAGTGGTCCTTTACGGCCGGCAGGGAGACGAGGTGATCAGCGTGGACGAGGTGGCCCGCCTGTTGGACACCATCTCCTATGAGGTGACCTGTGCGGTCGGCCGGCGGGTTCCCCGGGTGTACCTCGAGGGAGGGAAGCGGGTCGGGGTGATCAACCGGCTGACGGGGGCGGAGCGCATTTTTTGACGAAACATGAAGATCATGTGGAGTTTCTTTGACCCGGAAGGAATTTCAGCGGCGGAGTCGAATACATTTAATACTGCCTATATACTGGAAAAGTTGCGGATCCGGCCGTCCTCCGGGTATATTTTTGCATTGCGAACGGCAAAATGGTAGTATTGTCTAGAGAAGTTTGTGAACGGGATGATTGGTTGGGGGTGCGTGGTGTTGGCAGAGACAAAAAGAATCATGATCACCCTTCCGAAACATCTGTTGCAGGAAGTTGACGGTTTGGCGCAAAAGGAGAATTCCAACCGCAGCGAATTGATCCGGCAAGCGACCAAGCTCTATCTGCAGGAGCGGAAAAAACGGATGATTCGCGAGATGATGCAACGCGGTTATATGGAGATGGCCAAAATCAACTTGAACATTGCTTCGGAAGCCTTTGATGCCGAGGAAGAGGCTGATGATACTTTAGATCGCTTGGTTAGCGGGGTGTAAGGGTTTGATCGTGAAGCGTGGCGATGTGTATTTTGCCGATCTTTCGCCGGTCGTGGGATCGGAACAAGGTGGGGTGCGCCCGGTTCTCGTGATTCAGAACAATATCGGGAACCGGTTTAGCCCCACCGTCATCGTCGCCGCGATTACCGCCCAGATCCAAAAGGCCAAATTGCCCACCCATGTGGAGATCGATGCGAAAACCTACGGCTTCGACCGGGATTCGGTCATCCTGCTGGAACAGATCCGCACCAT
Encoded here:
- a CDS encoding type II toxin-antitoxin system PemK/MazF family toxin; protein product: MIVKRGDVYFADLSPVVGSEQGGVRPVLVIQNNIGNRFSPTVIVAAITAQIQKAKLPTHVEIDAKTYGFDRDSVILLEQIRTIDKQRLTDKITHLDDEMMARVNEALQISLGLIDF
- a CDS encoding DUF2207 domain-containing protein, which translates into the protein MKKTAALCFLLLILIFLPGCDEERDYTIERLDIRAYILEDGDLYVEELYTYDFKGEFNGTTRTIKKKGHDGVEFFEAYLPPRGKSLGEFSLEDSQRLKTELDGETYYVYTASKNEKKRVYYRYRLNNAVRKYKDTAEFYWAFFDSSNESDLHRVTIDVILPKPFAKDQIRYFLHERADGRFTEITDHSIRYQTTLFPAGVTSEIRLLFPGEFLPKADLTADKNRKADILSEEKALQARFAARERLLETGKSALDLMSLTLLAAILSYVFFRILRWVLARGKSGEAGRLEELDPLLVALVYRKGKLKPQDLIAGLFSLYQRGIIRIEKTKDDFKFLWEEETQDLNKHERHLIDSLFKKRERIWGKRYRTCTLKSIARRLNSDTFHDWKEHVLTHRSFAPDIRESGFLKYITWCLLLVHFGISIYLYYADVVDNKFIVLAGVVLGALACRSALKYRRKGRFILFLAISPFALVTLLEASDVLDAYFDLMLLSFLSMAVAPAFPLTFKGMTRRSAVKSWRKALKDGTYPAGSDPEQREKLLQYAIVLGVSDSFVRHYGDVGKYSELAKKLPLIADPRETSLTFSVVPITWNTSSGSGFSVGGGGGGGGGGAGAF
- the alr gene encoding alanine racemase; its protein translation is MNQDAYFRDTVAEVDLDAIRHNVRQFRKHLPESVRLMAVVKADAYGHGAVPVARAALSAGADCLSVAFLDEALELRAAGVSAPILVMGYTPPRAVGEAIRNNITLTVYSEEVVEALGRQAAREGKSVDVHVKVDTGMGRLGLLEEEMSAFLRHLARFPHLRIGGLFTHFACADESDKGYTRFQYRRLLGFVDRLREAGADAPLIHCSNSAAAIDLPEYGHSLVRLGISMYGYYPSEEVNRRAVRLKPALTLKTRIVRLKRPPAGTGISYGKTATVDGSRWIATVPIGYADGLSRRLSNRGSALVRGRRVPIVGRVCMDQTMLDVTEAMPAAVGDEVVLYGRQGDEVISVDEVARLLDTISYEVTCAVGRRVPRVYLEGGKRVGVINRLTGAERIF
- a CDS encoding pirin family protein, with translation MAFQRRIRHIRSVELAVNSPIHRSGPVLEPGKWEEYDPFLLLMEDIFERGTFEEHPHRGIETVTYVISGELEHYDSNAGHGKLGPGDVQWMTAGRGVIHKEDPAPGSTVHSLQLWINLPSTHKMTEPRYQNLRAEEMPVREEDGATIRVFSGSSKGVQAPTRNIVPVTMVEMNVEPGCTVSQDLPGHYNGFLYILEGSGAFGAEKAEGKAGQVLFFSRHERGEPTEVQVTAREKLRLLLYAGEPVKEPVVAYGPFVMNTQEQIREALRDYQEGRFLR
- a CDS encoding CopG family ribbon-helix-helix protein; this encodes MIGWGCVVLAETKRIMITLPKHLLQEVDGLAQKENSNRSELIRQATKLYLQERKKRMIREMMQRGYMEMAKINLNIASEAFDAEEEADDTLDRLVSGV